The Anopheles coluzzii chromosome 2, AcolN3, whole genome shotgun sequence genome window below encodes:
- the LOC120952179 gene encoding uncharacterized protein LOC120952179 produces the protein MFETTQQTDTMVLLNSWIAVLVTCLLITETIGLKLKTVRIPPYKFRGELALLECHYELNGQRKGHSSLESSNRRHHGYQNDYLGERYEEEEKLYSIKWYKDNEEFYRYVPSASQPIKSYKIEGIRVDPNHSDGTKVLLRGLTLKSSGIYRCEISAEAPSFDSVQGEGRMDVIFVPKDGPHISDGGRQSFQNGETMELNCTSGRSYPATTLQWYLNDLLVTDPNNIIQYPEVQNQHGLITTFLGLSMVVNHRHYIDGTIRIKCVANLSPVLWRGGQESIVQWEQPPIDNRVAMLLVKSNGNTRNRIFIVPFLSLVIYAIFPMHACVC, from the exons ATGTTTGAAACGACACAGCAAACGGATACAATGGTGCTACTGAACAGTTGGATTGCAGTGCTTGTGACATGTCTTCTAATTACAG AAACCATTGGCCTAAAGCTCAAAACCGTACGAATACCTCCATACAAATTCCGAGGCGAATTGGCCCTGCTCGAATGTCACTATGAGCTGAACGGTCAGCGGAAGGGACACAGTTCTCTGGAAAGCAGCAACCGTCGACACCATGGATACCAGAACGACTACCTCGGCGAGCGgtacgaggaggaggaaaagctCTACTCGATCAAATGGTACAAGGACAACGAGGAGTTTTACCGGTACGTCCCGTCGGCTTCCCAGCCGATCAAGAGCTACAAAATCGAGGGCATCCGGGTCGATCCGAACCACTCGGACGGTACGAAGGTGTTGCTGCGAGGGTTAACACTCAAATCGTCCGGCATCTATCGATGCGAGATCTCGGCCGAGGCGCCCAGCTTCGACTCGGTGCAGGGTGAAGGTCGGATGGATGTGATAT TTGTACCGAAGGACGGTCCCCACATAAGCGACGGTGGACGACAAAGCTTTCAAAACGGTGAAACGATGGAGCTGAACTGTACGTCCGGCCGGTCCTATCCCGCCACCACCCTGCAATGGTATCTGAACGATCTGCTCGTAACGGACCCGAACAACATCATCCAGTATCCGGAGGTACAAAATCAACATGGGCTGATCACAACCTTCCTGGGGCTGAGTATGGTCGTGAACCATCGGCACTACATCGATGGCACGATACGGATAAAGTGCGTAGCCAACCTGTCGCCCGTCTTGTGGCGGGGTGGCCAGGAAAGTATCGTCCAGTGGGAGCAACCGCCCATCGACAATCGTGTTGCAATGCTTTTAG TCAAAAGCAATGGCAATACCAGAAACCGAATCTTTATAGTGCCCTTTCTAAGTCTTGTAATTTATGCAATTTTCCCAatgcatgcgtgcgtgtgttga
- the LOC120953262 gene encoding mitochondrial-processing peptidase subunit beta-like, with protein sequence MFSLLRLANRVRVCSPTQQRMLGRTKVTDAAKFRTALANLPSTQVTQLDNGLRVASEDSGAETATVGVWINAGSRCENSSNNGVAHFLEHMAFKGTAKRSQANLELEVENLGAHLNAYTSREQTVFHAKCLSKDVAKAVEILSDIVQNPTLGEEEIVRERDVILREMQEIESNLKEVVFDHLHATAFQGTALGKSILGPSKNIQSIGKTELKHYIDTQYKAPRIVLAAAGGVDHKELVQLAKQNFGEMNSIMDAKKDALDACRFTGSEVRVRDDSLPLAHVAIAVEGCGWTDEDHVPLMVATSFIGAWDRAQSGSVNHASKLAVASAVDGMCHSFQSFNVCYRDTGLWGIYFVCDPLTCEDMLFNVQNEWMRLCTIVTEGEIERAKNLLKTNMLLHLDGTTPICEDIGRQMLCYNRRIPVHEMEQRIDSVTAAKVREVAMKYIFDRCPAVAAVGPVENLPDYMRIRSSMYWTRL encoded by the coding sequence atgttttcctTGCTAAGGCTGGCGAATAGAGTACGCGTGTGCAGCCCTACCCAGCAGCGTATGCTTGGACGCACCAAGGTAACGGATGCGGCCAAGTTTAGAACCGCTCTGGCAAATCTGCCATCGACGCAAGTGACGCAACTGGACAATGGATTGCGTGTTGCAAGTGAAGATTCCGGCGCGGAGACAGCGACGGTTGGTGTGTGGATCAATGCCGGTTCGCGTTGcgagaacagcagcaacaatggTGTGGCCCACTTTCTAGAACACATGGCGTTCAAGGGCACAGCGAAGCGCTCCCAGGCCAATCTCGAGCTGGAGGTGGAAAATTTGGGCGCCCACCTAAATGCGTACACATCCCGCGAGCAGACCGTGTTCCATGCCAAATGCCTGTCGAAGGATGTCGCAAAAGCGGTTGAGATTTTGTCGGACATAGTGCAGAATCCGACGCTTGGCGAGGAAGAGATTGTGCGCGAACGGGACGTCATCCTGCGGGAGATGCAAGAGATCGAGAGCAACCTGAAGGAGGTTGTGTTTGACCATCTGCATGCAACCGCGTTCCAGGGCACTGCGCTCGGAAAGTCCATCCTTGGCCCGTCCAAGAACATCCAGTCTATCGGTAAGACGGAGCTGAAGCACTACATCGACACGCAGTACAAAGCACCGCGTATTGTGTTGGCTGCAGCAGGAGGTGTTGACCATAAAGAGTTGGTACAGCTGGCGAAGCAAAACTTCGGGGAGATGAACTCCATCATGGATGCAAAGAAGGATGCGCTGGATGCGTGTCGTTTTACCGGATCAGAAGTGCGTGTGCGGGATGATTCATTGCCGCTAGCCCATGTTGCAATCGCAGTCGAGGGTTGCGGCTGGACCGACGAGGACCATGTGCCGCTGATGGTGGCCACCTCCTTCATCGGGGCTTGGGATCGTGCGCAGAGTGGTAGCGTGAACCACGCATCCAAGCTGGCTGTTGCTTCGGCTGTGGATGGGATGTGTCACAGCTTCCAGTCGTTCAACGTTTGCTACCGAGACACTGGCCTGTGGGGAATATATTTCGTGTGCGATCCGCTCACCTGCGAAGACATGCTGTTCAATGTGCAGAACGAATGGATGCGTCTGTGCACAATTGTAACGGAGGGAGAGATCGAGCGGGCAAAGAATTTGCTGAAGACGAACATGCTGCTGCACTTGGATGGAACTACACCGATTTGCGAAGATATTGGGCGTCAGATGCTTTGCTACAACCGCCGTATCCCAGTGCACGAGATGGAACAGCGGATCGATAGCGTTACTGCCGCCAAAGTGCGCGAGGTGGCAATGAAGTATATTTTTGATCGCTGCCCAGCCGTCGCCGCCGTTGGTCCGGTGGAGAATTTGCCCGATTACATGCGCATCCGCTCGTCCATGTACTGGACGCGGCTGTAA